The Thermus amyloliquefaciens nucleotide sequence CCTTGCAAATACCATGGTATATACTGAAAGGGGAGGTTTCCCCTTGGGCTTCGCCTGGGATGAGGCCAACACCGCCCACATCGCCCGGCACGGGGTGCGTCCCCAGGAGGTGGAGGAAGCCCTCACCGACCCCAAGCGGCTGGTGCTCCGCACGCGCTCCCAAGGGGGCGAGGAACGCTGGGCGGCCCTGGGGGCCACGGAAGCCGGAAGGGTCCTCTTCGTGGTCTTCACCCGCAGGGAAGGCAGGGTGCGGCCCATCACCGCCCGGGACGCCACCTTGGAGGAGAAACGCCGCTACCGGAGGAGGGGAAAGTAAAGCATGAAGAGAATGCGGAAGGTGCACAGCCTGGAGGAAATCCCCGAGTTTGCGGGCGAGGAGGAGGAAGCCCGCTTCTGGGAAGAGCACGCCCTGGGGGAGGAGCTTCTGGCGAAGATGGCCCCACCGCCGGAGGGCCTTCTGCCCCCGGCCCGCCCCAGGACCCGGCCCGTTTCCATACGCCTGGACGAGGACCTCCTGAGGCGGCTCAAGGCCATCGCCCGGAGGAAGGGCAAGGGCTACCAGACCCTCCTCAAGGAGTTCGTGCTGGAAAGGCTCTACGAGGAGGAGAAGCGGGAAGGGGTCATCTAAGACCGCCAAGGGCTTCCTCCAGGAGCCTTAGGGCCCGGTCCAGGTCGGGCACCCGGCCAGGATGGATTTCGTTAAGGTCCAGCCACACGGCGGAGAGGAGGCCGTGGAGCTCCTCGGCCTTCTCCCGGGAGAGGACGCCCCCTCGGGGGAGGTCCCGGGCCCTGGCCTCCAGGTAGGCCAGCCGAGCTAGGAGCTTCTGCCGTTCGGCTTCCACGGAGCTCAGCCGGGCCTCCAGCTCCGCCACCCGCCGCCTCAAAAAGTCATGCCCCTCCACCCTCATCTTCCCCCCTCGCACACCCGCCCGCTTTCGTGGTAGAGGCGGACCTCGAGGTCCTCGGACCAAGGGTCGGGGGAGAGACTCACCAAGTAGAAGGCGCAGGCGGGGCGGTCCGCCTTCCCCCTCACCTGGAGGAAGGAGGCCTTCCCCTCCCGCACCGCCTCAGCCGCCCTCTCCCCTCCCGGCCCCTCCAGCACCAGGGCCAGGGTCCCCTCGAGGCCAGCCTCCCCACCCTCAGGGCGCAGGAGGGCCGCAACCTCCCGGCCCTGGCGGTAGAGGTAAACCCTTACCTTCAGAGGCTCCCCGGGGATGGGTTCGGCCAGGTACCCCTCGCCCTGCCAGCGGTAGAGGCGAAGGGGCACCTCCACCTCCCGACCCGCGGTGGGGGGCTGGCAGGCGGAGAGGGCCAGGAGGAGGAAGAGGGGAATGGATGCGGAAAACCTCATGACGCCTCCTAAAACGCTCGTTAAGGCCCCCGGGAGCCAGGGGGGGCTCCTGATGTACCCCCCTTGGTTTCCAGGGGCCTCAGAAGGCCTCTCAGGGCGTCCAGGGTCAGGCCCGCCGCCCGGGCGAGATCCTCGAGGGCCAGGGCCAGGTCCAGGTTGGCCCGGTACAGGGCCAGACGGGCCTGGGAAACCCGCTCAGCAGCGGCCAGGACCTCGGCGGGGGTGGCGGCCCCCACCCGGGCCCTGGCCTGAAGGGCCTTTAGCTCCGCCTCCCGGGCCTCCACCCCGTCGGCGGCGGCGCGGGCCGCCTCCCGGGCAGAGAGCCAGCGGAAGAAGGCCCCCGCCACCCGCAGCCGCACCTCCCGGCGTTGGGCCTCGGCCTGCGCCTCGAGGGCCCGCAGGGCTGGACCCTTGTCCCGGAAGAGCTCCACCAGGTTCAGGGACAGGGAGAGGCGGTACGAGGGGGCCACCTGCCCGTACTCACCCGCCAGGGCGGCCCCCACCTCGGCGGACACCGCCCCAAGTATTCCGAGGGTCTGGCGGGCCGCCTCCAGGTCCGCCAGGGTCTTCAGGTAGACGGGATCCCGGGGCAGGGCCTCCTCCACCAGGCGGTCCAGGATGCGGGCCTCCTCCTGGGTCAGGCCGGGGGCCTGGGCCAGGGCAGGAAGAAGGGCGAAGAGCAGGATCCACCACCTCACCGGGCCACCACCGCCTTTCTCAGCCAGGGGGCCAGGACCACGAAGGCGGCAATGCCCAGCCCACCGGCCACATACAGGTCCATCTCCCCCCGGGCCAGACCGAGGTAGCGGGCGGCGATGGCCACGCCCCCCGCCACCAGGAGGATGGGAGCCAGGGCCACCCCGCGCTCCTCCCGCTGCGCCAGACCCTCTGCGTACCCCGTGCCCACATCCCGGTTGCGCACGATGTCCTCGGCGCTCACATACCGGACCAGCCGCTCCACCTCCCCCGGCACCCCGGCGGAGAGAGCCACCACCCGGGAGAGGTAGGCCTCCTTGTCCTCGGCCACCACGCCGTAGCGTTCCACGAGGGCCTCGGCCAGGGCCCGGGTTTCCCTGGGGGAAAGGGGAGGCAGGTCCACCCGGTCCAGACGCATCCAGAGGCGCTTGGTATTGGCCTTGCGCAAGGTTTCGGGGTGGACGGCCAGCACCAGGTTGGTCACCTCTGCCAAGGCCACCAGCCAGGGGATCATGCTCCCCTGGACCCCTGTGGCGTCGTCCACCACCACCGTGGCCCGGTTCACCCCCCTCTCGGCGTAGGTCCTAAGGGCCTTCACCAGGCTCTTGGCCTTCTCGTCGTTGGACGGGTAGCGCTTGCCCCAGGCCTTCAGGTCCGCCTCCGGGTCCTTGGAGATGCCCACCCCCTCCACGGGGATGCGGGCGTCCCAAAGGCTCCGGAAGAGGTCCTTCAGAAAGGCCCCGAAGGGTGAGAGCTTGTCCGCCCACAGGACGACAGACCACGCCTCGAGGGCCGGCCGCAGCTCCTGGAGGAGGGCCGTCTTCCCATAACCTGGCGGGCCCACCAGCACCACCCCCCTTCCCGCCCTCACGGAGAGGAGGACCGCCCTCCCCTCCTCCGTACGGCCCACGAACATACTTCCAGAGTAACAGACTTCCGAACTCTGTAACTCTGTAACTCTGTAACTCTGTAACTCTGTAAGTCTGTAAGTCTGTAAGTCTGTAAGTCTGGAACTCTGTAACTCCGGAAGTCTGTAAGTCTGAAACCAGCAGACCCCCAAAGTCTGCTGGTTCAAGAAACGAAGGTTGAGCCCAAAGACCTCCTCAGGCCTCCAGCGCCTTGGGCCGCCGACCCGGTGTGAGGAAATCCAACTCCTCAGACAACTCCAAGGCCTCCCTGGGCTCCGCTTCCTCCTTAGCGGAAGCCAGAAGCTTGCGCTGGAGGGTGGTGGAGTCCACATCCAGAAGCCCCGCCGCCTCGGAGACGGAAAGCCTCCCCTGATAGACCGCCCTTCGCACCCTCCGCAGGACTGAAGGGGGAAACCGACCGAGATCTCCCAGGGAAGAAGGGGCGGGGAGGCGGTAAGGCTCCGGGGAAAGCCCCAAGGCCTCGGCCAGCACCCTGGGGCTGACCAGCGACCACGCCTTGAGGGTGTCCTTGGAGATCAGGCGTTCGTTGAGGAGGCGGTACAGGATGAAGGTGTAACTGACCCCAAAATGATGGGCAAGCAAAAGGGCGTCCTCAGGGGAGAGCTTGCGCGGATCTCTGACCCGCTCTCTTACCTGCTCCCTGAGGGCCTTTCCTGGAACCAGGAAGTGGGCAGCCCAGGCATTGGCGAAAGTCTCCACCTCCTTCTCTTCGGGAAGAGGCTCTCTCCGGCAAAGGATGCCGGGGAGGCGGAAATGGTACAGGGCGTGGCTCAGCTCGTGGGCCAAGGTGAAGATCTGGCGGCCCGGGGTGCTATCCACATTGACCAGGACGCTGAACCCCAGTTGGGGGTGGCGGTAGAAGGCCCCCCAGATGGGGACGGGGGAACCCTCCCCTTCTGGGACCTGGTCTCTGCCCCAAGCCCCTCCTTCCCCCAAGGAAGCGTGATAAACCAAGATGCCCAGCTCGTCCAGCAACACCCGTAGATCGGGTATTACGTCCTGCCCTAGGGCAAGGCGCTCACGAACCTTCCTGGCCTCACTCGAGGCCCGCCGCACATCGGTAAGCCAGCCTCCGTGCAGCTCCTTTAAGGGGCCCTGTGGGACGGGAGAAAGAACCTCTCCTTCCTCCTCCAGGAACTCCGCATAGGCGTCCAGGAACTCCAGCCACCTTTGGATCTCGAAGCGGGCCTTGGCGGATAGGTTTACCCCCTCGGGAAGGAGCACGCTGAGGCCGTCCCGGTACTCGGCCTCCCCCCCCTCAAAAAGGCTTTCCTCCTTTAGACCATAAAGCCAGGCCAACCTCTGAAGGTGGAGGGCCGGTGGGAGCCTGTCCCCCCGTTCCCATTGGGCCAGGCTCTCCCGGGAAACGCCCAAGGCCTGGGCCACCTCGTCTTGGCTAAGGCCCAGCCGATCTCGCGCTTGGCGCAACTTGGCCGCTAAGTCCTTTGGGGCAATAGAGAGCATGGCCGACACCTCCTTGGAGATAGGGTTACCTCACGGCAAGCAAATGTCAACTTGTGTTTTATTAAAATCGGCCATTTTTGCCTTTTTCATGCGTTAAATGATAATGAAATTACCGGTACTAACGAGAACGGCGTTGACTTTTCACCCCGGAGTCCGCACAATCGACTTGATGCTGACCGGAGATCCGCAACCCCCCGGCCAAGCCCTTGGGAGCTGGCAGGCTGTAGCGGACAACAACATTTTCGCCCTGTTCGTAGACTCTGGGAACGCAACCCTCCTTCATGAGATTGCCGGGACCGTGGTGGGCCCGCCTTCCATCATCAACCCCGACCCCCTAGACAGGTTGGGCGAATTCAACCGACTTGTTCCAGAAATCCCCCGACGAGCAGCCTACCTGCAACAGCACGGCACCCTTTGGGCAAGCGTGACGCTCACGCCCCAAGAACTCCACCTAGTTGCGCAGCTGGCTACCCAGTGCCGGCGCCTCAAGAACCGAAGAGGTGACCTCGAGGCCCTAGCCCTTGCCATAAGCCGGAAGTACCTCCTCCTGACCGACGACGGCGCCCTGCGAAGGGAAGCCACTGCCCGCGGGCTGCAGGTAAAAGGGAGCTGCGGACTGTTGGAGGTAGCCGTGGCCAAGGGCCTTTTGACCTGCCAAGAGGCGGCGCATATCTACAACAAGGTTTTTAAGAGAAAGCTGGGGTTATACACCGATCTGGCCTTTATTTGCCCCCCGGGGACTTGCCAGAAGGAACCTTAGGCCCGCTTGCCCTTTGTGCGTCCTTTGGGTAGAATGCCTCCCGTGGACAAACCCCTCTTCCTCACCCCCGAGGAGCTGGCAGGAGCTCTCCGGGTGAGCCCTGAAACGGTGCGCAGGTGGCTCCGCACCGGGGAGGTAAAGGGGCACCGGGTCGGAAGGCTGTGGCGGGTGCCCTGGGAGGAGGGCGTCCGGCTTCTCGGCGGCGAGGAGCGCCTGGAAGAGGCCCTGAGGGAGGTCCAGAGGTGAGGGTGGTGGCGGTGGTGAACGGCAAGGGCGGGGTGGGCAAGACCACCACCGCGGTGAACCTGGCCGCCATCCTGGCGGAGAAGGCTCCCGTGCTCCTGGTGGACGCCGACCCCCAGGGATCCGCCTCCTGGTGGGCGGGCCG carries:
- a CDS encoding BrnT family toxin gives rise to the protein MGFAWDEANTAHIARHGVRPQEVEEALTDPKRLVLRTRSQGGEERWAALGATEAGRVLFVVFTRREGRVRPITARDATLEEKRRYRRRGK
- a CDS encoding CopG family antitoxin, producing MKRMRKVHSLEEIPEFAGEEEEARFWEEHALGEELLAKMAPPPEGLLPPARPRTRPVSIRLDEDLLRRLKAIARRKGKGYQTLLKEFVLERLYEEEKREGVI
- a CDS encoding TolC family protein is translated as MRWWILLFALLPALAQAPGLTQEEARILDRLVEEALPRDPVYLKTLADLEAARQTLGILGAVSAEVGAALAGEYGQVAPSYRLSLSLNLVELFRDKGPALRALEAQAEAQRREVRLRVAGAFFRWLSAREAARAAADGVEAREAELKALQARARVGAATPAEVLAAAERVSQARLALYRANLDLALALEDLARAAGLTLDALRGLLRPLETKGGTSGAPPGSRGP
- a CDS encoding ATP-binding protein; its protein translation is MFVGRTEEGRAVLLSVRAGRGVVLVGPPGYGKTALLQELRPALEAWSVVLWADKLSPFGAFLKDLFRSLWDARIPVEGVGISKDPEADLKAWGKRYPSNDEKAKSLVKALRTYAERGVNRATVVVDDATGVQGSMIPWLVALAEVTNLVLAVHPETLRKANTKRLWMRLDRVDLPPLSPRETRALAEALVERYGVVAEDKEAYLSRVVALSAGVPGEVERLVRYVSAEDIVRNRDVGTGYAEGLAQREERGVALAPILLVAGGVAIAARYLGLARGEMDLYVAGGLGIAAFVVLAPWLRKAVVAR
- a CDS encoding XRE family transcriptional regulator, whose translation is MLSIAPKDLAAKLRQARDRLGLSQDEVAQALGVSRESLAQWERGDRLPPALHLQRLAWLYGLKEESLFEGGEAEYRDGLSVLLPEGVNLSAKARFEIQRWLEFLDAYAEFLEEEGEVLSPVPQGPLKELHGGWLTDVRRASSEARKVRERLALGQDVIPDLRVLLDELGILVYHASLGEGGAWGRDQVPEGEGSPVPIWGAFYRHPQLGFSVLVNVDSTPGRQIFTLAHELSHALYHFRLPGILCRREPLPEEKEVETFANAWAAHFLVPGKALREQVRERVRDPRKLSPEDALLLAHHFGVSYTFILYRLLNERLISKDTLKAWSLVSPRVLAEALGLSPEPYRLPAPSSLGDLGRFPPSVLRRVRRAVYQGRLSVSEAAGLLDVDSTTLQRKLLASAKEEAEPREALELSEELDFLTPGRRPKALEA
- a CDS encoding helix-turn-helix domain-containing protein, giving the protein MPPVDKPLFLTPEELAGALRVSPETVRRWLRTGEVKGHRVGRLWRVPWEEGVRLLGGEERLEEALREVQR